A portion of the Granulosicoccus antarcticus IMCC3135 genome contains these proteins:
- a CDS encoding phosphoribosyltransferase, producing the protein MSEKLYLNAQQLLEDSFSLAAKVYRSGFRPSFIVAVWRGGAPMGIAMQELLAYRGIHADHITVRTSSYKDIDNQASHVQVFNLNYLVRRISAEDRLLIVDDVYDTGRSVEAVIDTLREKTRRNLPTDIRVAVPYYKPSRNKTGKAPDYFLHETDQWLKFPHSLEGLTHDEVRKFRPELAEILGEHLT; encoded by the coding sequence ATGAGCGAGAAACTGTACCTGAATGCCCAGCAATTGCTGGAAGACTCCTTTTCTCTGGCAGCAAAGGTTTACCGTAGCGGTTTTCGCCCCAGCTTTATCGTGGCTGTCTGGCGTGGTGGCGCGCCCATGGGTATCGCCATGCAGGAATTGCTGGCTTATAGAGGTATTCATGCGGATCACATTACCGTGCGTACGTCGTCATACAAGGACATCGACAATCAGGCAAGCCATGTGCAGGTCTTCAACCTCAATTATCTGGTGAGAAGAATCAGCGCAGAGGATCGCTTGCTGATTGTTGATGATGTCTACGATACCGGCCGTAGCGTCGAAGCGGTCATTGATACCTTGCGTGAAAAAACCCGACGTAACCTGCCGACTGATATCCGTGTCGCCGTGCCTTATTACAAACCGAGCAGAAACAAGACAGGAAAAGCGCCCGATTACTTTCTGCATGAAACCGATCAATGGCTGAAATTTCCTCATTCACTGGAAGGGCTGACACATGATGAAGTCCGCAAGTTTCGACCGGAACTTGCTGAAATCCTTGGTGAACATCTGACTTGA
- a CDS encoding MSMEG_1061 family FMN-dependent PPOX-type flavoprotein: MNESHLITSLDELARIYPAPKPTSRGKIHDCLSEQMQRWLLHSPFFVLASLRESGIDCSPRGDAPGKAFTVLDAHTIAIPDRRGNNRIDTLRNLLIDSRVGLVFLIPGIAEALRIKGRAHISVDPQLLDRFSLEEVAPATVIIVKVDSAYVQNARAIRSSHLWDDDFLVDPDQVPSAADLSLQP; this comes from the coding sequence GTGAACGAATCCCATCTCATAACGTCGCTGGACGAACTGGCCCGGATCTATCCGGCACCAAAACCCACCTCACGTGGCAAGATTCACGATTGCCTGAGTGAGCAGATGCAACGATGGCTGTTGCATTCACCGTTTTTCGTACTCGCCAGCCTCAGAGAATCGGGCATAGATTGCTCGCCACGCGGCGATGCTCCCGGCAAGGCTTTCACAGTGCTCGATGCCCATACCATTGCCATTCCTGATCGACGTGGCAACAACCGTATCGACACGCTGCGCAATCTGCTGATTGATTCACGCGTCGGACTCGTATTTCTCATTCCCGGTATCGCGGAGGCTCTCCGAATCAAGGGACGTGCGCATATCTCTGTCGACCCCCAACTGCTTGACAGATTTTCACTGGAGGAAGTCGCTCCAGCGACCGTCATTATCGTCAAGGTTGACTCTGCCTACGTACAAAATGCTCGTGCAATACGCAGCTCCCACCTGTGGGATGATGATTTTCTGGTTGATCCTGATCAGGTACCAAGCGCTGCAGACTTGTCGCTGCAACCATGA
- a CDS encoding transporter substrate-binding domain-containing protein, which produces MNKVSLILSWLSLRSTSVSLPQRFLQPHFSHPAGQQGLSKRVLGASLIALGLPMSLQADALPDLKGREVVVVTENAYPPLQFVDPKTGEAIGWEYDAMNELAKRLNFTLVIENSSWDAMIPAISEAQFDIGMTGITIREDRKEKVDFSAPYMRSEMFMLVRADEDRFANAEEFAALEDGLVGAQAGTTPFYTAVYEVLDGDEQNPRIKLFETFGASVQALRSNDVDLVLTDGTAGNGYVNANPESFKLVGDAMGSEDFGFIFPKGSDLLAPINAGIASLKEDGTLDQLNTTWFLDYELGR; this is translated from the coding sequence ATGAACAAGGTTTCTCTGATTCTGTCCTGGCTGTCCTTACGATCGACCAGCGTATCTTTGCCACAACGGTTCCTGCAACCGCACTTCTCTCACCCCGCTGGGCAACAAGGACTCAGCAAGCGAGTCTTGGGCGCCAGCCTCATCGCTCTTGGCCTGCCAATGAGTTTGCAGGCAGACGCACTACCCGATCTGAAAGGTCGTGAGGTTGTTGTCGTTACCGAAAACGCCTACCCGCCGTTGCAGTTTGTTGACCCAAAGACCGGTGAGGCCATTGGTTGGGAGTATGACGCCATGAATGAGCTGGCCAAGCGATTGAACTTCACACTGGTCATCGAAAACTCCAGTTGGGATGCGATGATTCCGGCCATCAGCGAAGCTCAGTTCGATATTGGCATGACTGGCATTACCATCCGCGAAGATCGCAAGGAAAAAGTGGATTTCTCCGCCCCTTACATGCGCTCCGAAATGTTCATGCTGGTACGAGCCGATGAGGATCGATTCGCCAATGCAGAGGAGTTCGCGGCGCTGGAAGACGGATTGGTCGGAGCGCAGGCGGGCACCACACCTTTCTATACAGCAGTGTACGAAGTTCTCGACGGCGATGAGCAGAATCCGCGTATCAAGTTATTCGAAACTTTCGGTGCTTCAGTGCAGGCATTACGCAGTAATGATGTCGACCTGGTTCTCACCGATGGCACCGCCGGTAACGGTTATGTCAATGCCAACCCGGAATCGTTCAAGTTGGTGGGAGATGCCATGGGCAGTGAAGATTTTGGCTTCATTTTTCCCAAGGGCTCCGATTTGCTGGCCCCCATCAATGCCGGCATTGCCAGCTTGAAAGAAGACGGCACCCTGGACCAGCTCAACACCACCTGGTTTCTCGACTATGAGTTGGGTCGATAG
- a CDS encoding amino acid ABC transporter permease, which produces MTQHKQQDDPSDSDFPWWLVVTLLIGAWLGYRIVSDDLYTEVFGILVKGIGVTTFVTVTAFTLASALGLLLAAAVLSPWLVVRQCARFYIEIMRGIPMLVLLFYIAFVAAPGLVTLANALFGQWMDAPLRTRDFSLMWRAIAALTLGYSAFIAEVFRAGILSVGRGQSEAALSLGLTPFSRFRYVIFPQAFRTILPPLGNDFIAMIKDSALVSVLGVADITQLGKIYAAGSFRFMETYNIVAYIYLLVTIVLSLLLRRLESRLRQSQSQIDPGS; this is translated from the coding sequence GTGACACAACACAAGCAGCAAGACGACCCGTCAGACTCGGATTTCCCGTGGTGGCTGGTCGTCACACTTCTGATTGGTGCCTGGCTGGGTTACCGCATCGTCAGTGATGATTTGTACACCGAAGTCTTCGGCATTCTCGTCAAAGGCATCGGAGTTACAACTTTCGTCACGGTAACAGCCTTTACTCTGGCCAGTGCCCTCGGCCTTCTGCTTGCTGCAGCGGTACTTTCACCCTGGCTCGTGGTTCGTCAATGCGCGCGATTCTATATAGAAATCATGCGCGGCATACCCATGCTTGTATTATTATTCTACATCGCCTTCGTGGCAGCACCAGGGCTGGTTACACTTGCCAATGCACTCTTTGGCCAGTGGATGGACGCACCGCTTCGTACGCGTGACTTTTCATTGATGTGGCGCGCCATAGCAGCCCTGACTCTCGGCTATTCAGCCTTTATCGCAGAGGTGTTTCGTGCCGGCATTCTGTCGGTTGGACGAGGACAGAGCGAAGCGGCCTTGTCGCTTGGCCTCACACCGTTCAGTCGATTCCGCTACGTGATTTTCCCACAGGCATTTCGTACCATTCTGCCGCCATTGGGCAATGACTTCATCGCCATGATCAAGGACTCGGCACTGGTGTCAGTGCTGGGCGTTGCAGACATTACGCAACTGGGCAAGATTTACGCAGCAGGCTCATTCCGGTTCATGGAAACCTACAACATCGTGGCTTATATTTACCTACTGGTCACGATCGTACTTTCACTGTTGTTGCGCCGACTCGAGTCACGCTTACGTCAGAGTCAGAGTCAGATAGATCCTGGGAGTTGA
- a CDS encoding phosphoribosyltransferase, giving the protein MRAGKLGKLPTHLLFNHHRLSTVQEKHYVTETDLLQDAYRLGVQIAESGFRPTFIVGLWRGGSVVGIAVQECLQYIGIPTDHIAIRTSYRGLASYQQMVDNPETEIRIHGTQYLLDTLDRDDSLLIVDDVFSSGLTSSAVISRLTSRLKNNMPSDVRIAVPWYKPAHNRTTLKPDYYVNTSDDWLVMPYELSGLTHEEISNNKPWMLPMLASLDDVSSS; this is encoded by the coding sequence ATGCGAGCTGGCAAATTGGGTAAACTGCCGACCCATCTTCTCTTCAACCACCACAGGCTCTCGACAGTGCAAGAAAAACACTACGTCACTGAGACGGACCTGCTGCAGGACGCCTATCGTCTTGGCGTGCAGATCGCAGAAAGCGGATTCCGTCCCACCTTTATCGTTGGTCTCTGGCGCGGCGGCAGCGTAGTCGGCATTGCGGTGCAGGAATGCCTGCAATACATCGGTATACCCACCGATCATATTGCCATCCGGACATCCTACCGTGGCCTGGCCAGCTACCAGCAAATGGTAGACAACCCGGAAACTGAAATTCGCATTCACGGCACGCAGTATTTGCTCGATACACTGGATCGGGACGACTCCCTGCTGATTGTCGATGATGTATTCAGCTCGGGGCTCACAAGCAGTGCGGTGATCAGTCGCCTGACATCACGGCTGAAAAACAATATGCCATCGGACGTACGCATTGCTGTCCCCTGGTACAAACCTGCGCACAACCGCACCACTCTAAAACCGGATTATTACGTGAATACAAGTGATGACTGGCTCGTCATGCCCTATGAGCTCAGCGGTCTGACCCATGAAGAAATCAGCAACAACAAGCCCTGGATGCTGCCAATGCTGGCCAGTCTCGACGATGTAAGCTCCTCATGA
- a CDS encoding DUF368 domain-containing protein produces the protein MTGLFFKGLAMGAANVIPGVSGGTIALITGIYERLINAIKRCDLTAARLFLKGEWKACWAHVDGQWLTTLLAGVAISIVSLARLFEFLLEHYESYTMAFFFGLILLSILYVARGVSRWSTTTYLALLIGTAIAVGIAMLAPASPNDNMLYVFLCGVLAISSMILPGLSGSFVLILLGNYALVLGAISSFSLGILIPLALGCAFGLVVFSHVLAWVFKRYADATLAVMTGFVIGSLVVIWPWKNAITHTVERAGKPPREVVTSYEWFMPQLNDSSTWIALSLILAGAVAIMLMEKVAGSSNDQE, from the coding sequence ATGACAGGATTATTCTTCAAGGGCCTTGCCATGGGTGCGGCCAACGTTATCCCGGGTGTATCGGGCGGTACGATCGCACTGATAACCGGTATTTATGAGCGACTCATCAATGCCATCAAGCGTTGTGACCTGACCGCAGCACGACTGTTTCTGAAAGGCGAATGGAAAGCCTGCTGGGCACATGTCGACGGCCAGTGGTTGACGACGCTGCTTGCAGGTGTTGCCATCAGCATTGTGTCCCTGGCGCGCTTGTTCGAGTTTCTACTGGAGCACTATGAAAGCTACACGATGGCTTTTTTCTTCGGTCTGATCCTGCTCTCCATACTCTATGTAGCACGGGGCGTATCCCGCTGGAGCACCACCACCTACCTGGCGCTACTCATCGGGACTGCGATTGCGGTCGGCATCGCCATGCTGGCTCCCGCCTCACCCAATGACAACATGCTCTATGTCTTCCTGTGTGGTGTGCTGGCTATCAGCAGCATGATTTTGCCAGGCCTGTCCGGTTCATTCGTTCTCATTCTATTGGGAAACTATGCACTGGTACTCGGTGCCATCAGCTCCTTTTCACTGGGCATACTCATTCCCCTCGCACTGGGCTGTGCCTTCGGTCTGGTGGTTTTCTCTCACGTACTGGCCTGGGTCTTCAAACGTTATGCTGACGCGACTCTGGCCGTCATGACAGGTTTCGTCATCGGCTCTCTGGTGGTTATCTGGCCATGGAAAAATGCCATTACCCATACCGTTGAACGCGCAGGCAAGCCTCCACGCGAAGTCGTCACCAGTTACGAATGGTTCATGCCTCAGCTAAACGATTCCAGCACCTGGATTGCTCTGTCATTGATACTGGCAGGAGCCGTAGCAATCATGTTGATGGAGAAAGTTGCAGGCAGTAGCAACGATCAGGAATAG
- a CDS encoding multidrug effflux MFS transporter, with product MSESTKVAPALVVAKPSIGLVVGILVLGSSVSIMSTDMYTPSLPDLASWFDTTATRVQLTISLNMLAFGLAQLIHGPLSDRFGRKPVLVVSLFAVAILSLACAAAQSIDQLIVVRILLGLAAAAEAVVGLAIIKDLYSEREQVKAMALLGMVIAVAPAIAPVLGGYIHVVFGWQANFFVISGMAVVALLFVMRLLPESSVPDPDAFKFSVIMQGYSRLLHNSDFLTHTAILGAALGLIFVYVTGAPFVLIEMLGVAADQFGYYQASIVVAFFLGSLLASRLADRWAAMSLLRLGVFLVLTGAAALSLVVFLGQTGPVLLTGTYMIMTFGMGPLFAVAPSRALRSIEGQAGTASAMLSGIEQTMAAAAAVLISLLNDGTARPMALVTIVLAVLLIVLFQRSKREDQLRAQIT from the coding sequence ATGTCCGAATCGACAAAAGTGGCTCCTGCTCTGGTCGTTGCAAAGCCCAGCATTGGCCTGGTAGTGGGCATTCTGGTACTGGGATCCAGCGTCAGTATCATGTCAACGGACATGTACACGCCCAGCTTGCCAGATCTGGCAAGCTGGTTCGATACCACAGCGACGCGTGTGCAGCTGACCATCAGCCTCAACATGCTGGCATTCGGACTGGCTCAGCTGATACACGGCCCCTTGTCGGATCGCTTTGGTCGCAAGCCGGTGCTGGTCGTGTCCCTGTTTGCGGTGGCCATTCTGTCGCTCGCCTGCGCAGCTGCCCAGAGCATCGATCAGTTGATTGTTGTCAGGATTCTGTTGGGTCTGGCGGCAGCGGCGGAGGCGGTGGTCGGGCTGGCCATCATCAAGGATCTGTATAGCGAAAGGGAACAAGTCAAGGCGATGGCCTTGCTCGGTATGGTGATTGCCGTGGCGCCAGCCATCGCCCCGGTGTTGGGTGGCTATATTCATGTTGTGTTTGGCTGGCAGGCAAACTTCTTTGTCATCAGTGGCATGGCCGTTGTTGCCTTGCTCTTTGTGATGCGCCTGCTGCCTGAATCCAGTGTGCCGGATCCTGACGCCTTTAAATTCTCTGTGATCATGCAAGGTTATTCGCGCTTGCTGCACAATTCAGACTTCCTGACTCATACCGCCATTCTGGGGGCGGCTCTGGGTCTGATATTTGTGTATGTCACCGGTGCGCCGTTTGTTCTCATCGAGATGCTGGGAGTTGCCGCGGACCAGTTTGGCTATTACCAGGCCAGTATCGTCGTGGCCTTCTTTCTTGGCAGCTTGCTGGCATCGCGACTCGCTGACCGTTGGGCTGCCATGTCCCTGTTGCGTCTCGGTGTGTTTCTGGTGTTGACCGGCGCCGCTGCGCTGAGTCTGGTTGTTTTTCTGGGGCAGACGGGACCTGTTCTGTTGACAGGCACGTATATGATCATGACTTTCGGTATGGGACCTCTGTTTGCCGTTGCCCCCAGTCGGGCGCTACGCTCCATTGAAGGTCAGGCTGGTACTGCCTCAGCCATGTTAAGTGGTATCGAACAGACAATGGCTGCGGCTGCCGCCGTATTGATCAGCCTCTTGAATGACGGTACGGCTCGACCGATGGCCTTGGTGACGATCGTGCTGGCTGTTCTGCTGATCGTGTTGTTTCAGCGCTCGAAGCGTGAAGACCAGTTACGCGCACAGATTACCTGA